In Perca flavescens isolate YP-PL-M2 chromosome 7, PFLA_1.0, whole genome shotgun sequence, the following proteins share a genomic window:
- the edn3b gene encoding endothelin-3b isoform X1, with protein sequence MARILSILTKIMLLKILAFILFKGVLTSDDSVTSEVNPGSLSVSSRASGSGRATGIQLSEATEAKFRPKRCTCYSYKDKECVYYCHLDIIWINTPERTVPYGMSSYRGPQRIRRAVSGQANEREGAKTQRCICAILEADPECHDFCLSCPLQTVPIRSLHRVPGPE encoded by the exons ATGGCAAGGATACTGTCCATCCTCACGAAAATCATGCTTCTTAAAATTCTTGCGTTCATTCTCTTCAAAG GTGTCTTGACGTCCGACGACTCGGTCACATCTGAGGTCAACCCCGGGAGTCTTTCAGTCTCCAGCAGGGCGTCTGGCTCCGGGAGAGCCACGGGTATACAGCTGTCTGAGGCAACGGAGGCTAAGTTCAGACCTAAACGCTGTACCTGTTATTCTTACAAGGATAAAGAGTGCGTGTACTACTGCCACTTGGATATCATCTGGATCAACACTCCCGA ACGCACTGTGCCCTATGGAATGTCGAGCTACAGAGGACCTCAGCGAATCAGACGTGCTGTCAGTGGACAAGCAAATGAACGTGAGGGGGCAAAGACTCAGCGCTGCATTTGTGCCATACTTGAGGCAGACCCTGAGTGCCATGATTTTTGCCTGTCATG CCCCCTGCAGACAGTGCCAATCAGGAGTCTCCACAGAGTCCCTGGTCCTGAATGA
- the edn3b gene encoding endothelin-3b isoform X2 — protein sequence MARILSILTKIMLLKILAFILFKGVLTSDDSVTSEVNPGSLSVSSRASGSGRATGIQLSEATEAKFRPKRCTCYSYKDKECVYYCHLDIIWINTPERTVPYGMSSYRGPQRIRRAVSGQANEREGAKTQRCICAILEADPECHDFCLSWSV from the exons ATGGCAAGGATACTGTCCATCCTCACGAAAATCATGCTTCTTAAAATTCTTGCGTTCATTCTCTTCAAAG GTGTCTTGACGTCCGACGACTCGGTCACATCTGAGGTCAACCCCGGGAGTCTTTCAGTCTCCAGCAGGGCGTCTGGCTCCGGGAGAGCCACGGGTATACAGCTGTCTGAGGCAACGGAGGCTAAGTTCAGACCTAAACGCTGTACCTGTTATTCTTACAAGGATAAAGAGTGCGTGTACTACTGCCACTTGGATATCATCTGGATCAACACTCCCGA ACGCACTGTGCCCTATGGAATGTCGAGCTACAGAGGACCTCAGCGAATCAGACGTGCTGTCAGTGGACAAGCAAATGAACGTGAGGGGGCAAAGACTCAGCGCTGCATTTGTGCCATACTTGAGGCAGACCCTGAGTGCCATGATTTTTGCCTGTCATGGTCAGTGTGA